CCAACTGAGCAGAGCAGGATGGCATGTCCGTTTGGCTAGGTTGTTTTTGCAGCCAGGCAAACCACACATCACTCACGTCTATGAGAACCTTCTAAGCCTCTGCACACAGGCCTCCACTGATACTGTAACATTATGGTGGCAGCGACGGCAAAAACGCGACttgaatgtccatataattgtcatCACAAGAGAACACCCTCCAGTGATTTAACAATACAGCAGCAATGATGCAGCAGTACAATATACAGTAATGCAAGTTGGCTAAAATAAAGTGAAGCTGCCTACCCTACTTAATCTGCACTGTGTGCTCACAGGCACAGTCGGCCACAGAAGCTTATTGGACACGATGGATGTGACAAAAAGCTGGATTCCCTCGAAGCCTTGGCACATAGCCTCACGTTCAAAAGTTTAATCTGTACATAATACCCATTGCGGCCTACATGATGATTCACCATACTTGAACTGTGATGTCTTAGTGGAGCATAAATTCTGTCTTGTATTATCGTGTCTCCCAAACTTTTGTAGCCTGAACAGGTCTGAACAAACTGAACCACACTTTCTGGCTTCTGCATTTGCTGGTGCACATGGCAGCCACTCCAATGTCATGACTGGCAGCATAACACTATccttgaaaaagaaagtgaataATCAATGCATTCTGCCAGTACTAGCATTGGGGCAGAAACTCAGAGGTTAATGAAGAAGTTTGAGAAGAAGCGAAGAACCATGCAACAAGCAACGGAACGAACAATTATATGCGTTATAATGTTAAGAGACTCAAGATagtggtgtggattagagagcaagcgGGGGTAGCTGATATttcagttgacattaagaggaagaaatggagctgagcaggccatgtaatgcatagggcagataaccggtggtctataAGAGtttcagaatgggtgccaaaagaagggtAGCACAGCCGAGGACAACAGCAAATAagctggtgtgatgaaattaagaaatctgCAGGCATAAGAGTGTATCAGCTGGCAGAAAACAGGGTTAATCGGATATCATTGGGACAATCCTTTGTCCtttcagtggacataaaataggatgatgatggtgatgacactTGCAAGATTTGCTCTCTGAAGGTGCACCACAGCGTCTAGCGATATAACACTAAGATCTCAAGATACACCACCATCACACTCATGTAACACTGCGTAATACAAGTGCAAGTTGATTTTGTCCTTTTCCCATTCCAGTCTATGCCAGCAGTACACCTGGAAGGGTTTCTAGCTATACACACTCCTTTGCCTACAATATCACTGCTGCAGACACGTCCACTGAAGCACTTTGACTCACCGTACTCGCGGTACTGGACAAAGACCAGGTCCTTGTCATCGAGCGCGGCTGCACTTCCGATGAGCACGCCCTCCTCACCATAGTGGGTCATGTAGAAGGAGATACGACCCTGTCTCTGCGACTCGTACATGATCTGGTCGATGATGTTCATCTGCACCATCTTGGAGTACATGCGCACCAGCAGGTCCTTGTCCAGCTGCAGATAGGTATGCAAGCAGATGGCAGGAAAGGCTTGTGTAAACACAAGTGCTATAGCAGGACGACGATAAGTGCTAGATGCCTTCCCCGGACTCGCTCACACTCCTGCCACACTCAATACGAAGTTAGCGAATGCTCGACGAGGAACTGTGGTCTGGCTTGACCCGAGACCAACAGCCGGCCATATTAATGGCCTGAGATATGATACTTTTGGCTTGCTGCATTGGCTAGGCCAAGTACCATGTCTCTTTCATTACATATTTGCCTGCTTCTCTACAGTGAATTATTGCGAAGCTGTTAAAGGAAGTTCCACAGTGTTTTTCAGGCAGCAGCAGTGCCATGGTTGGTATCCAGTGTCGGGCACAGAACAGCTGGCAACGCATCCCCAAAGAATCCATATGACAAGGCTGTAAGAATGCGCACCCGGACACTAGCGTCAGCAGGGCTAGCACAGCATACAAAAACATGCGTCAGATATAGCAGAGACAATAGAAGTACTAAGCTTGGATGTAGTGAAACACTTCAAAAGGCTCGAGTATTGCCAGATACTTGCATGGGAATAGAGTGAAGCATTTGCAAAGTCTTCGGTAGATATTGGGCTGTGGCAAATGATACCTCCAGTACTTTGGAAGGCTAAGAGAACTTGCTTACCTAGCTTCACTGTGTTTGATGTAAGAGTTGCTTAGATTAAGATACACCTACGAagacttccttttctttctttttctattttttaacATCAAGCATGAGTTTTGGCTCACCTTTAGTGGAGAACTTACAGCACTGAAAAATACTTTTTTCTTTAGCACACTGTCCCATACCCAAGCAATAAACAACCATTTAATTCAAAGCTAGGTGCAGCATGGTCTGTGCACTGGAAGGCAAGCTTGTCTGCCTTCATCCGCTTCTTTCTTAAATGATAGCCTCCTACAGCAGCTGTCAAAGTGGCCTGCTACTATTGCTAATACAAAGAACAGGAAAGTACAATACAAACATTTTTGTAGTCAGAATAATAGACTGACATCACAAAGTTTCTGAGACAACATGATATAAATGTAGCTCGGAAATAGGTTGGAACAACACGCTTATTGTAGCCCATACAGAAAGATTCATAGAAGAATAGCAGGCACCTTTGGGTCCTCGACGCCGTCGGCGAGCCTGCCATCCTTGTTCAGGATACTGTACATGGGAATGCCATCATGGGCGTTTGCTGGCACAAACTCCAGCTTGCTGGTGATCGGCATCCGACGAGTCACGGGTGTAGGTGGCTGGAAGCCGCCTGTCTCTGCTTCGGTCACAAATGTCCTCGTCTGCGCACATACGTACACGAGTCCATCGACCGCTTGGCTATATAACATCACAGCACATTCTATTTTACCAATGTTCGGCAATATTGCAACTCGCAAAGCAGCAAAGAACTGGTCTGCTTCGATCGCCAAGCATATCGGCAGATGGTAATTGACTCTGGAAGCATCAAGATGCATGCTATGATTTTACTAGTCTGAATTTGCAGTCACACGACCTCCTTCTGTACAATGACCAAATGTGTAGAAATTTACATGTCCCTTAGATCTGTTGCTTTCCCACAATAAGTACGTTTTAATGAGACAGCGCATAGACAAGATCGTGATTCTGCGCGCACAACTTCCATAAAACAGATGCCCCCTTCCCAGCGGAGGTCATCCGCGTATGCTCACTTAATTCCAATTTAAGTCGATCGACCGCGCCACGACGTCTACATGTGCACAAACTCAGAACACATCTCAGAAAGCGTTCTGAGTTAAAAAATTTCTCGATATAACACATCACAGAAAGCGTTATATCGAGCAATTTTTCGCGGTGCTCGTGTTGTTTCGAGCGTTCCAataacaagaaattaaattagaaaaaagaaagatgcgcaTTTATTTCTGACGCATAAATAACTTATCGAGAACAACTTATGTTACGAATCGATTGAAACATATCTGAACTTATTTCTAGAAAACTGAGAACTGTTTGATCTATCCGGAATGCCTAGTTATGCAGATATTTGACCCAACTTTAACCCGTTGAGCACAACGTGCAAAAGGCGTGCGCGTGCGCGGCATAGGTGCGAGACACTTAAAATGGGGAAAACAAGCCACAAACAAGCAAGTACGTCTTTTAAACCACTGTACGGTTTCCCAGCTATTTTTCACGAGCTGTTATATGCGCGAGGATACATCCGACACCAATTTATTTCAAGGACGCCGCTGACCGGCTGGGATCGTACGATTCCGCATGCAGATCTAGGACACTCACTTCGGTCGCGGATAGCGTGCGATGTGGCATCTTCGGTCGCAGAAATATGAGCCTCGCGGCTGATACAAAACGTCCGTACATCATGGTGGATCACGGGGACGAGGATGCTCGCAATGTGAGAGTACTACAAGGCAAGCGTGCCGGTTTCAGCTTTCGCAACAATACGCTAGCACGCCGCCATCGCGGAAGCTGTCTGCTCTTTTTCACTCACGCTACCGTTACAGTGAGCTAGAAGGCTTTCTAGTGGCAGATCGGAGCGCGCTCCCCTTGCTTGCCCCTGTCTCCGCTTGTGGGGATAGTAGCGGCGGCGCTGTCATCGCCTACTCTTCCCATTTAGTTTGCTCTGTGGCATGGCCGGCGTGACTTTTTCCGTGTCGTGTGCTTGTTTATCCTCGCGAAACGGCTAAAAAAGCAGTCTAAACCATTGTTCCGCACTAGGTTGCACAACTGGATATGCGCATGTGCAACAAAGTTGTAAGTTATCTCTTTTTAAAGCCCCGAAAGAAGAGGAACGAGGACTTTTTTAGCAGCGTAACCTCCATCAGATTGACAAGCCGCTTGACGCCAATTGCGCTGTGCGCGAGTTGCACCTTCAACCGCATTTTATTGCGAGACCCCGTGCATACCATAAATGGTGTTGAAGTTCGAATGCCAAGGGGAATGTCAACGCTTGCCCCTAATGCAGTTCCGACGATTTTGCCCTACCTGCCTGCATATTTGACTCGAAAAACTCCGGCTCCCCAAAGCGGCGTTAATTGCCATTAATTGCCTTCGCTATCACAATCTTGCCAAGAGCGCCATTGGATCAAACGTTCAAGAGGAAGTTCTAAGCTCGCTTTTGAAACTTGAAGACCAGACTGCTATAGTTCGTACAAGCAGTAGCAGTTGCTTCTACTTGCTGCAGTTGCAGTAGCAGTTGCTTCtacttcggcggcgcgtccgactagcgtagaaattcatagctctctgtctgggtgttaaatgcgcaaaacactcgcaatatggaccaaaatctagttaaatcgttgtttcgcagttgctatctgcataggcaacttagcaagggagtcgggcttcgcactcggccgcctcgatcacgcgcgcacgggcttgccccgccgtgcgcgcgtgatcgaggcggccgtggcactactcaattactgcctcttcgcaacggcaggtggcgctacgtgtcttgcaaaactccagagtctgacgtccatagcaGCGGGTAAAAGCTGGCAGAGAAAGAGTGATCGTGTAATCGTTGCCTGCTCAGTACATATGGAAGTGAGCTGCAGTGTTGTATAATAGACAAATTTAAAGCGATGATAAGATCTTTTTGATCGAATAGTGTTTTGCACGCTAGCCCGGCCAGTTGCGTGCACAGAACTGCTGAAATAAAGGGATGCATGGCACAGTGTGCACGTATTCAGTCATTTTGCACAGAGAACAGAAAACGTGAGGTAAAGAATGGGTGTAAGGAAATATGATTGAATGTCTGATGGCTGCACGGCAAATAATGACCACCCATTCATACGTGACGCGCCTCCGAGCGTGCTCAAGCAGATAGCGCTGCCGTTTGCTGTAACAGCTCCATTTGCGTATAGCACTGATGTAATCAGCCAAGCTGTTTTAAATATATGTTGTACTTCAGGCACCTCCCATTAACGATCGAGCGCATCCGTGCGGGTGTGCTTCCTTACAGGGAACTCGCTAAACCAACGCGCCCCGTTTTTGTTCCTAACTTCGCACTGATACACGGGACACGCCAACACTTCGTTCTGTGGGCGTAtatagactttttttttcttccgaagtACCGGCTAGCGAGTTTCTCGTAAAAAAAAACCCATTCAATGCTGCACCGGGGCAGGCTACAGTGCGGCCGGCGGCATTTGTCAAGAGTGGTCGACGCCAGCGCCGCCGCATCATTCCACGCTCAAAGACATGCTCCCAGGAAGCCGTTCGTGCCACTAGAAGTCCTTCTAGTTTACTAATGTGTAGATGTGTAGAGGGGTGTAGACCGTCACAGGCGTTGCGTCGTGGCCACCAATGTAGCCGAGCCAAGATAACAATAAGCTTGCGATGCGAGGTCGAGTCGATCCGAAGCGCAGCCAGTAGCCGGTCAGTTACTCAGCTGCTGATCGTAGTATTCGTTTCCAACTCGACAGCAGTATTCCTGTAACAATGACAGCGAGGACAACGGTTCGAGCGCTCCGCGCTTTTTTGCGAGCGGGGAGACGAAATCCGGACTTTCGCCTGTACCGCACGTCGACGATCTGCAGAGTAAGTAACAGTCACGGTGGCAACAGCGCAGTGTGTTTGCATGCGCGATTCAAGAGCGTTGAAGCGCGCAGATGTTATGGCGTGCGCACAATGTGCGCAAATGTTTATCGTTGCTTCCCGATGCCGTGGTTGTGTCGTAAGAACATCTGGGTTGGAGTTTGATGCACCGCTATGCCAGTTTATCTGCGCGAAAGCTCGAAGCAATTACGATGACGCTATTTCCATTCATTGTTTGTATTGAAAACCGTGCACGAGTTTCGTATGACTGTCTGCTAAATATGAATGACGTAAACCCCGTCAACAAGTCGTACATATGCCTTAGACTTTTGTGTAACCCGAGTACGCCTTATCAGCTCATATCGGGATGTGATAATGTTTTTTTTGACGCGGCTTTCAGACGCAAGTAATGTCTTGAAAACCTGCCGAACTGTGAAATTCTCGGTgaggacattttttttcttcgaaagtGCGGCTTGACCATTGACAGGCTTTGTTTAATGTCCGCCATTTTTAAAGCGGTGAGTGGTGTGCGGCCTTCGGTCGCTTTGGCCTTCTGGATCCGTGTAAACATCAGGTTCACGAACCCGCGTGAACGTCGAGCGCGGCGCGGTGATAAGCTGCGAAAGGTCTCTGCCCTGCCTTACGCATTGTGCGGAAACAGACGGCGCTACAAATGGAGAGAGAAATTTTGTTCGGCGATCGCATCCACCTCCCCAACGGTGGCGGTGGCTCATCGTGCGAACTTGAGCTCCTCAGGCTTTTGCGAGACGTCGACCTTGCCGTGTTGGAGAGGCACCAGCGCTGGAAGGCCCGGCTCGCCGACGCAGACGACGCGCTGGCGCGACGCGACGCCGAGCTGAAGCAGACGAAACTCGACCTCGCTGCCAGTCGGGCAGAGGCTTCACAGCTCCGCGACCGCGTCGCATACCTCGAGTCGCTACAGGGTGATTTGGTTGGCAAATATGACCGGCGTATCGGTGAGCTTAAGGAAGACGTGAGCCGAATCAAGAAACGCTACGGCGATCTCAAGGCCGCTTCGACTGCCGTCGGCGGCCACGATTGTCATGCGTATGCCCGGGTGCCTTCCGCGTCGTCTTCGGACGCCGCCGACTTTTGGAGGAGCAGAGCTGTGGAGCTCGAAAAAGAAGTGGCCAGTTTGCGGGAACGAGAGAGGACCAGCAGGGAGGCCAGAGAGCAGAAAAATTCAACCAAGGAGCTGGAACTGGAGCGAATAGTGTCGGAAAAAGACGGAGTCATCGATAGGCTCACTGATAAGGTGACCCAGCTGACCAAGCGTCTTCGTCAGGTCGAGAGCTCTGCGGGCGCTCCTGTCACGACGCCGACTGCCGGAGTCAGAACGAACAGCTGGGATCCACCTGACCTCGTCGAACAGTACCTCAGGACGTGTCAGGACGACagggcgctgaagaacgcctcaGAGCTGCGAAACAAGATCGAACGCCACATGCAGGAGTTCACGGCGAGGATGGAGCAGGACAAAAGGACGTTGTAGTTGCACAAACATTATGGGTGATTTTAATATCATTTCTTTTCTGTACGTGCTTTTTATTTATTCGTCACAATAAAGATAAGACTAAACATCTCTCTTGAGAAGAATTTACACTAGTTTTTACAATGAGCTTTCGCCAACACCTGTAGCTTTCTTCACATACGAGACCTGCGGGATGAATGCTGTAAAACATTTCATTGTAAAGATATTACCAAGCCTCAGTTGGagggatttggcacataaaatTCAGTGTTAATGTGTATGTTCTCTTGGAGTtggtaaaagaaaagtaaaggttTGCACTGCTGATGGGCACAGAGAGATCAGCCCACGTTTGTCGTAGACAGGGACTGGTTCAACAGCATGCCACTATTCATTTGGTTTACCTGCCTTACTGCTTTGCAGCAGCTGGCATTATGCCAGCTGCATAAATGACCGAGGGAAATCAATTTGCATGAGACGTGTAAccgagccaaaagccagagcatTTCTCATTATACACCCCCCCACTCCATTATGGGATTAACTAAGGTCTGGGCTACGGCAAACCAGCACCTGCCCACAGAAATAAATACATGCTCATCTACCACGCCAGGTCGTCTGATTTATCTGCTGAACCGGAACTGTAGACTCTTGAGAAAAACTTGCACCTTTTTGGAATTTGTCTAATACTCTTATCTGAGATACATATTCTCTTTCTTTAATACTGCACTTCTGGTACTTGCAGACAAAGAACAGCTCGTAAATATAGGTGTGACATAGTGTTCCTGACGGGAAAGTAGCATGCAGGATGACAATTCTTGTTGGGAACACGATAAGCCCCAAAGGTTGGCAACATTTTTTAGTGTAGTCGGTGCTTCCAATGTTTCTACTTTATTAGCATTTGGGAACTCTCCATCACGTGACTGAATACGGCGGCCTGCATATTCATTTTAACAGTTTTGGAATAACATTTAAAGTTTGGAGCAGCATTTCCTGTCGCTAGAAATTTCCCAAGACTGCATTTTTGGTCCGTTTGTTTCAATAAAGCACTTTATCATTACTTGCCAGGTTTATCCAGAAAATGGCACACAACAAGAAGACACATAAGAGTGGACAACAGCATAGGTGCCACTAACAACTTGTTAGCAACATGTTAGTGGCACCTGTCCTGTCGTGTCCTCTCATTTATCATCTTGTTTTGTGCCGTTTCTACCAAGGTGAACCTGTACCAACTATGTCAACACCCGAGTCCTTCCCACCATTGCATGTGAACCTTGCCATCTTAGAAGGAAGGTGCTGCTCACTGCCTTTTGGAAAGTAAAAGTCTGACTGAACCATACGAATAGCAGTGGCAGGTGTACTGCACAGTGTGGATCGAACAAAATGTAATTTTCTGAAATTTCAGTGAGAATAAAGATCCAGAAAGTGGGAGGTCTTTTAAAgtcattgcaataaaaacatatcTGGCTTTGTTGAGGGTGTTTGTTTTCTTAGACTACAGAATTTTCACAAATCACTCGTGCTATTTGGCAAaattctacttcttgagctagattactcgaAGCAATGGACACTACTTGCACGACAAAATATAAATACATAGCTCAATAAATAACGAGAAGTCATCAACTTTTTTAAATAATggctttacagcacatattgcaatttacaaactgtAGCCAGCgagtttgcaaggtgtatccacttagaatgaattttatgggctgcaccagtttcgagatattcttTCCCAAAGTGTGTGACGAAATAATTGGCTATTGCAGTTATTTTTGTgcatcaatgcataaaacagtctttgttaaaaaaagtaagtggaacaacagtgaatGTTTACCGCAAGTCTGATGGCGCATTCATtacaagtggatatgccttgtaaCCTCACCAGCTACAGTTTGTAAAAGGCctatatgtgctgtaaagtaattaatttaaaGTTTAATTACTAAACTTTTGTTAGTCAATTATGTGTTTCAGTTTCTCatgcaaataatgtctgcctcaTTGCATAACCCAGCTCATGCACTAGAATTCTGTGATCTTCCACAATCACCTTTTTGAAATTCTGTATAGTCTAAAAAAAACGAAAGCACCCAGTATGTGTCGTATACCAACAGTATCCTCTACTGCATGTTGCTCAAACTAGATATGCCCAACGTGACAGCTAATGTGTCTGGTGCGACAGAGCAGAAGGTGCAACTGATTTAGCCTGTGCAAATCTGCACGATGGAAGCAGCTTCACAAAGAATAAAATAAGTTTTGCCAACGAGCTGTCAGAAAATGATCCACGTGAAAGGAGTGACTCTGGTATCCCAGCTCACTCAGGGACATCAAGCCTCAAAGCCTGTTTTTATATACTGAAAAGGGAATGTTGCTCCCAGCAATTAAGGCTAATAGTGGCATTTTCTTTTGCGAGTGCTGGCCATATAGAGATGTCCGGATCCGGCGTGAGGTGAACACGCAAGCCAAGGCCATTCGACTCTGAAGTGGATACGAGGGGTTTAGCTTGTTCGACAAAGCAATGTCTAGCTCTTCAGTTTTTGTTTTCATTCCTTGGTGCAATAAGCTTGCCTTTTAGGCTCCTCATGAAGGTGCTTATGCAGTACTGAAACTTGTCCTTGTGGGTTGGTAGCACGGACGAAGAGCAATGAGACTATGAGCAGTGAGCTCCAAACTAAGACTGACTTTTTTATTATCAACCGAGAAGGTGGGGGGGCAGTGCACAGACAGATTTGCCTGTCGGCTGCATAACATAGTGCCACAGATTGGCGCTATAAACTAGCCATTCAAAGAAACGAAATCGAAACACTACGAAGGTCGCAGCCAGTTGTAGCGACACGCAGATGGCGTTCACTTCATCCTTTATTGCAACTCTCTTGTAATAGCGAAACCAAACAAACATGCTTTCCAACATAGAAAGCTCAGTGATGGAAGTGCTGCACCAGTTGTGCGAAACTGCGCCATGAAGGAAATCCTGCTACATGCTCTACCAAATTGTTGTTTAACGCAGGTATTGCACCACGCCTGTGCTGCCATGCACCTGCTCTGAATACCCGAATGATTGAGATTATTGCGCGAGTGAGAAGGTGCtgtgcatcaagccaccatccttctcgactcactctcgcatgctttccctcgcaACGACAGCATATGGCTTGTGGCCGCGATCTTCATgaacttggactttacacggaacctcacgcTGACACCAACTGTCCCGGCATAAATTCACCTGgaatgttcatataattgctatcacaataagaATTCATTTAAGTAATTTTGGCAATGCACAATTGTGAGGGCTCAGCTGCTCAACGCACCTTCCTTGCAGCCACTTAGCAGTACATCACCAAGTGCATAAGGCACATTTTATTACGAGGCAGCCTGGACatggagaagaaagaaatgagaaaatgAGACCAGGAAGTAGACACGAATGCACAAGCTACACAACACAGACACTATGCCATCTATACCAGCGAGGTCAACAGTAAATATAGTGTCCTTTATTTCTGTTTCACTTGGATTTATGCTGTTTAGTCGTGCTTCTGATCAGCTACCAACTTGCTTACCCAATTCTTTAACAATATCACGTAAGCACCTACCAGGTAGTTTGTCAGTGCCTTGCAGTGGGATAGATGTGTCGGTGTGAAAGGAACAGCCTAGAAGACTAGCTGTGACTAGCATGAGCCTAGCCTGGCGGAATACACGAAGATGTGACGCTCGCACCATATTACCTCTTTCCGCCTTCGACACCTTGTGCGCCGCTcatggacacactgcgctatcggaagTGAAGGagaagaactatatttttgttttctaagcagttcgcttttttcccACCAGGTGGTCATTTTTAAACGCGCTCTGAAGTTCTGCAGTCGTGGCCACCTCCGCGAGCGGCGTGGCCacttcgaaagatcgcagatctcgCAATTCCGCTGCATCTGCAGCTGATTTTATCGATAGATTGAGCAGCcgcgagtctgaggatgctgccttttcgtgagactttgactctgagagcgacGATGATGCAAACCTGCCCAGAACATCGGCAGCCGAAGCCCAACACGTCCAAATGTAGAGCTTGCAGTGAAGATTTTTTAGTGGAATAtctgttcaatgaaaaatatcaatttttttctCGAAGATAGTGCCTATGAAatggcaatacattttgtatatctcataatttttttttacattcttttttAGTAGATACAAGCGCCTCTTTACAaaatttgttcaattttatcccacaatcttgattctggcaatttatgtTTTATATGACATGTGCCTCGTTAATGAAACCTTTGTGCATGAAAAATACATTCATTCcgcttttttttatgtattacataaagtATTGAGTGctgtagttccttcagaaaaagaaGTCTGGCATAGCCTACAAAAAACAgctattttccccatggtagagAAAGAGTTAATAAAAATTTGGGCGACTGTATGCATTCAGCTTGTTTTAGCAGATGAAACACTTTACCAGGTGGAACATTTGCACATGAGActgataatgaagccaaggactGC
The sequence above is drawn from the Dermacentor andersoni chromosome 7, qqDerAnde1_hic_scaffold, whole genome shotgun sequence genome and encodes:
- the LOC126533233 gene encoding uncharacterized protein; translation: MEREILFGDRIHLPNGGGGSSCELELLRLLRDVDLAVLERHQRWKARLADADDALARRDAELKQTKLDLAASRAEASQLRDRVAYLESLQGDLVGKYDRRIGELKEDVSRIKKRYGDLKAASTAVGGHDCHAYARVPSASSSDAADFWRSRAVELEKEVASLRERERTSREAREQKNSTKELELERIVSEKDGVIDRLTDKVTQLTKRLRQVESSAGAPVTTPTAGVRTNSWDPPDLVEQYLRTCQDDRALKNASELRNKIERHMQEFTARMEQDKRTL